From Juglans regia cultivar Chandler chromosome 9, Walnut 2.0, whole genome shotgun sequence:
gcttcaaagcagAGTAACAATGCTCGTAAAGATTGGATTTGGCTCCTATTTGCTTAACAAAAAACTAACGTATCATATGCAAAAAGAAGGTGTGAAATGATAATAGGGCCACCAGCAACATTGCCCACCTGAAAACCCGATAAGAACCCTCCCCCAATAACAGCTTGCACCATCCTACTTAAAGCCTccaaaactataacaaatagaagaggagataaaggatctccATGCCGCAATCCTCGggaactataaaaaaaactagcaGGTGTGCCATTAACCAGAACTGAGAAAGGGACAATTGAACTACAACGACGCATCCATGCAATCCACTGATCCCCAAAACCACCTCTCTCAAGCAGGTATAGGAGAAATTCTCAATTCACATGATtatatgccttctccatgtcaagcttgcacagaACACCTGAACCTCCCTCCCGTATTCTGTAATCCAAACACTTATTTGCAATGAGTACTGAATCCAGAATTTGTCTACCACGAATAAAAGCATTCTGGGACTTGGAGATAATATGATCCAACACCAGCCTAAGCAGGTTAGCAAGAACCCTTGAGATAATCTTATAAATGCTACTCACCAGACTTATAGGCCGAAAGTCTTCAATAGTCACAGCCCCgtgtttcttgggaatgagagcaataaaggtcacattaagggatttttcaaacttttgaaaagagtgaaattcactgaaaacttgcataaaatCCCCTTTCACAGTGTCCcagcaagtttgaaaaaaacccatcgaaaaaccatccggccccGGCTCTTTATCCTTAGTCATGCCCGATATGACCTTGTAAATCTCTTCTTCGTCAAAAGGTCTCTCTAGAACACTCACACTCTGCGAATCAATTGCCTCAAAGTGCGAAGCGTCAAGCTTCAGCCTCCAAGGAACCATTCTGTGAGAAGGGTCTcgtaatactatactatatggTTTTCTAGCTCGGGAGGAGAAGATATCACCTGAGAACCAGATTGAGGTTATTCGATAGCATTGTTGCGCCGATGTGAGTTAGCCACTTTGTAAAAGAACTTTGTACacctatcaccttctttcaaccaaagagccCTAGATTTTTGATGCCATGAAATCTCTTCTGACAACAAAACCCTCTCCAAATTTGTCATAACCGTGCTCTTCCTCAACAACACCTCCTTCGAATTATCTCCCAAAAACTCTTTATCCTCTAAAtcttgcaattcctccaacaatGTAGTCTTCTGGTTGTCAATATGACTAAAAACCTccaaattccacttcttcaagtcttgTTTCAGTGCTTTCAACTTGCCTGCCAGAATATAACTTGGAGTACCAATAAACTGATATGAAGACCACCAAGCATGCACCCTCTCTACAAACCCATCCGCTAaaagccacatgttttcaaacttgaaataccgacATCCCCTGTGCATACCCCACAATCCAAAatgataggaaaatgatctgaaCTGACTCGAGCTAGTGATAATGCTCTAAATTGACCTTTCTATTTAGAAACTACAGATCAACTTGTgttaaattcatcaataaaccAAATGTTGGACATACTAAAGGTCTAAGGGTACCATTTTGCAGATGAATAAAACTAAGAAAAGGGACAGCAATAATCCCAACTAGCATTGAATATGCATAAATTTATACATGTACATACAAAAGTATCTATATACATGTGCATCTATGTGCATGCCTGAGAGGTTACGTATGCACATGTATCTAAGCGCATACATTCTACTAGATAATGCATGAATAATTAAACACGTGTTGAAGGCTAAAAATAGCCCAATAGGTCGGAAGGGGAGAAAGAGTAATTCCCGGCCAGATGAGACTATTCGGGCTTTCATCAGTGCGTACATCAATGATAGTGAATGGAAAGTAAATATGTagggaaaataaaagagagggagacactcagatttacgtgattcggcatAATACCTACGTCCACAAGATGTTTAGGGGGGgagaatccactataatatgcttgttttacagtctctcatagtcTCTCATCCTCACTGTACAATGAAGATCAGAGTTCTATCTTTTAGTGGAAAAATGTTGTCGCCAGTGTCCTTGTCGTGAGGTTGAAAAAGCCGAAGAAGTTCCAGTCCCCCCAAATTGTTTTACCGTCCCCCTTTATCCTTTGCCCCTCCCTTGCTTTATGTCACATCTTCATTTTTTCTCCTGACATCTTTCCCCTTCTCAGCCTTTTGTCCcttcctttttcctttctcgCTTCCTTCCTGATGAGATCCCCCATTGGGCTGGGCCTTGAAACCCATTATGGGCCTGGGATATTTTATCCCCTCCAACATGTATGTCTATATGATTCAATACAAGGGCAATATGCTCAGTTTGGTAAATAAAGCAAATGTGCAACGGTACTTTCTCACCCACTGAGCCAAATCCCTACATAAACACCATGCCAATTCTCGGCTAAATTTAAGCATCATATTCAATCAGAGCCAGGCAGTCCTGGGCCAAGTAGAATACTGTCCTAACTGCTACATGCGACAAGCTATAGTGCAGTTTGAAACTTTGAGCAATCCACAAACAAAGACTATGTTAGTGATATCTAGTCTCTTTCTGCCCTtagaaaaaacaatcaaaccaGCCGAGGACAAGTACATACATGTGTGTGGGTGGCATAAGAAAGTGAATGGGTTTTGCACACAATTATGGAACCACAAACTAGCATTATTGAAAGGTGGTACAATGTTCATGTCTGGTCAATATCTTCCATACCAAGACAGACACTATGCAAGCGCACCACAAAAACTCTGAACCTATTAAGAGCATATAGGCTAGCTGCATAAACaggtcaaaaataaaaaaaaatagtggtcaAAAGTATACGAAAAACAGCCATATCATGGATGAACTTAACAGAGACACGCATACGAAACTATATTTTCTATCAGCAGGAATAAAGCATCTTAAGCATGTCTCTGCAAGCAAGTCTAAAAGTCATACCCTGAAAACAGTTCTCCTGAGGCGTGAACACACTTTACATAATCTGCGTTTAGCCAAAAGTGACTCATTGCTGGAAGAGACCTTTCTTTGATGATGCTGAAGAAATCGGCATTAATAGTCACAATGGCTCTTGTAGCCGCATAGTAAGCCTTCCACCCATTGGCAGGCGTCACGCTATCTTGTTCTAATGTAAAGTCCTAAAAATGAAATTGAGAGACAGAAATATCAGTTGAGAGATCCTCCAGAAAGTGATTCTACATAAGCAGCAGATGACATGTCAACGTCATAGAAATGGGCAAACGCAAATCAGATTGCAATCATGACatgcaaagaaataaaaacctaGCAATTACCAACGAAAATCCCATTATTCAACACTCAGTAATTTAGAAGTATGCTGACAAAAATGCACTAACAGAGTCATTGGTAATCAAGATGGAGTGATCTAAAGGGATATTTCCCTCCAGGTTGCGATTTGCGAATACCCAAAACTCATCCATAGCACGTTTCAGATTATATCAAAAACCCAATCCACATTAATCACAACCAAAAGTTGTAATTTTAGTGTTCAATTTTCCATTTGTTTCTAACATGATTTTAGCTATTTTCAACCCAATTGAGGACGAAAAATTGCTTGTCTGAATCCCCTATACTCCTCAGCAACCAACAATCATCAGCAAAATGCGTAATTACTTCAAATCCGATACAAAACTCTCGATATATAAGTGCATATAATTACTTTGTGATAAAGCGCTTTCCACGCATTGTCGTCGTTGGCGGCCTTGCGCATGAGCGAATTGGTCATCGAGAGGCGGCACAGGCTCGGAAAGTCCAAGTAGCTCAGCGCGTGCGTGGTAATTTCCGGCACCAGCTGCTCCATCATCGACGCGCCCGTCAGTCTCTCCGCCACCGCCACCGACGAAGCCTTCTCCACCATACTAGCTGTCCCGCCGTTCACGTACGGCGCAACCGTAGCTTCCGAATCGGGAGCCCCAAAACCACCGTTACACGAGCAAACGCAATTGCAAACCTTCTTCGCAGACGCAACGGAGTCCACCCCGTCTGATTGGGGGGTCTCCAAATAGGGGAACCGCACTGATCGGACGGCAAGGAGAGCGAGTAGCAGACAGAGCACGGTGACTATTGCGGCCACAAGGAACGGTTGGAACGAGAGGAAGGTAATGAGACTAGAGGCAATCTCCATTCATAAGTCATGAAAGCTACGAAGGACATGAAACCCTAAAGTAGATATGCAGCGGTACGCCGTCGTCTGAGAAGAAAGTACGagatttctctttatttctttcgaGAGGCGTATATTCGGGTTCCGGTGGTTttctgaaaccctaaaatagATTTtgcagaggaggaagaagacggtggaggtggtggttgGATTGTCTGTGCGTCGTCGTATCTGACCCCAGAAACGCAAACTTCTCAGAGATGGAACGTGTACTCATTTTACTGTTCTGGTTTTtcgtctttttatttttatggacaATTTTGTAATTTCGCGCCTCTCAAAGATTAAGAAGAGGTTTTGAtttagagataagttgagatggttgaaatgatttgtgaatagtagaataaaagttaaattatttattatatttggtgtgaaaatttaaaaaaattattttgagatttaaaaaaattgaattatttattatattttatgtaaaaatttaaaaaaattataatgataaaatgagatgaattgagatgagttatgatAACCCTCTTAAATACATTAGTACTCGTAGTAATTTAGAGCACACGCACGTAATTTTGTTAGTGCTGGGTCTAGTTCGTTTTGTCTCTCAATAGCCTACGGGTGATGCTACAGTCTCCGTCGggactataatattattttatatgtattttgtttaaataattttttatataaattttttaatatttaagaaaaataaaataaatttaaaatatcattaaaaaaatatcttcttaatcaaaagtaaaaaaatatatattaaaaaatactttcttaattatgaagtaaaataaaaaattataaaaaaatattttttaataatattatgattttttttaaaatatttaaaatgatcatGCTACAACCCCTATTGGGGGCTCCCATTGGGCTTGCATATACTtttctatgtatatttttttaatttattttttatatagattttttttacacttttaaatatttttaaaaaataaaataaatttaaaatatcattaaaaaaacacttccttaattagaaagtaaaaaaaatcattaaatattattttttattctatttcgtaattaaaaaaatattttttaataatattataatatttattttattttttaaaatatttaaaattattaaaaatatctatataaaaaaaacacataacaAAATGCTACAACCCAgtgggagcccccagcggggcatgtagcattttccataacCTACATTGCAACGTGTCACAAGGATAGTGACAGGTTTGGTGGGccagatgaaaattttatattttatttgagagtttaaaatattatattttaatattattattgttttaagatttaaaaaatatgaattgagatttgaaaaaattaaattatttattatattttatatagagatttaaaaaatgtgtaatgataaaataagatgagatgattttatctcatctcacctcccaaacctgtcAGCATCGCAATGGTCTAACTCTCAAACTCAGTTAAAAGTTGAGGTTTCggttaaaattaaaactattaaaaatattaatttatattaaattattaatctcaaaattaaaataatattattatattatatattttaataataatttttttttatattttacaaatatactccatatattaattaataatttaatttttacttaaaattattggttcttaactattttttatatcaacctaattatccaacataAATATTACCttgtttacaaaaaatattttatgaaaaatgggacataatatttcttgtttactattgaaagttttaaaaagaatttaataaagtcttgttgattatttatgaataaaatataggttTGATGGGTGAATAATGACTCCaactttgaaaattcttttagaattactgtaactcaaaatcTAAACTAAAAAATTTTAGTTAGTCCAATGCAGaccatttatttaaaacttagctatattttggattttcttagcatttggctagtccaatgctAGACTGCTAGTGCTCTAACAACTAATTGCATTTATTGGATTGCATTTGCGAAATACATGCTAAATTTAGAAGTGCTACAGCTGTAAAGAGATCAAAAAATCCTTCTAAAGTGGCTATAAACTGTCATAGTTTTATAtgattagttaaatttactttacaataaaattatctttaaaatttaacgTATTACATCAACCTacatagtttgtgaatttatttttataggatatTTTTATAGCTAAAATTGATCTTCTAGCTTTAGTTAAAATACAAACTTAAAGCCCAAATGTGATGTGATAGATAAAATCAACGTAATTTTCCAAGttattgtttaaatttaataaatatatgatgtggattctataatatttattgttgtttgtATAAATATTCCGAAtaacactaaataaataataaaaattgtagAGCCTACTTCATTCGTCACTCCTAattaaaatcttcaaatttgaaaaaaacattGTACCTGATACTATTGAGATGAAAATGGTGCACATTGCATCAGTTATACAACATCTCCAATTGGAAAACAGCCCCCCACAACAAATTAATTTCAAGTCGATATCTTGGCAAGATTCATGGAGTGACAAAAAGTTATGGCATGGATGGTATGAAGAAAGTAAATTAAATGTAACTTTGAGGttattattaatgataaaaacaataatgATCTTATCGTTTATGCAACACTACAAGCAAACAACCTTGCTCACGCTTGTACGATGTTGGGTTGGCAATGTCTTGTCATTGTGTTTTCCAATTGTAGAAACAAATTAACCATCTGTTTTTccaagaaggaaaagaaaaaagaaaaaaaaattattgaagtcGAAAGCACACACGCAAGGCCAGGTTTGATCATATCAATCACTCCCCCTTTTTGGGTCCACTGTTTGTGACTTTTAGATGGTAACCCAAGATGATCAGTCATCCCCCAGATGCTACaagtatttctttttaatgaagATTGCAATGGTTCTGATTGTTGAGTTTGCTGTAGAGGTAGT
This genomic window contains:
- the LOC108993799 gene encoding F-box protein SKIP8, whose protein sequence is MEIASSLITFLSFQPFLVAAIVTVLCLLLALLAVRSVRFPYLETPQSDGVDSVASAKKVCNCVCSCNGGFGAPDSEATVAPYVNGGTASMVEKASSVAVAERLTGASMMEQLVPEITTHALSYLDFPSLCRLSMTNSLMRKAANDDNAWKALYHKDFTLEQDSVTPANGWKAYYAATRAIVTINADFFSIIKERSLPAMSHFWLNADYVKCVHASGELFSGYNAVIQSWQLAFNWDHGFNFQVRDVRARVLTDTAWVTMKTYVDIDSGPFNVTNVFELHNGRWYMVHHHSSVLTVDGEVEEPIVHA